AGTCCGCGAGGTTGGCGCCGTACGGTGGCGGCGGGAGAACGACGAGGTTCCCGTAGGAGCCGTCGAGCGCCGACAGCTGCCGGTCGAAGCCCGCCCGCCAGGCGGGGAGTGTGGCCTTCTTGCCCGTGTCGACGTCGTTGCCGCGCAGGTAGGTGTTCGACACGATGACGAGATCGGGGTGGATCGAGCGCACGAGGTCGACCTCGCTCTGCCTGCGCGCTGCGCACGTCTCGGCGGCCCGGGCGGACGCGCCGATGCGCACGTCGACGAAGGGGCACGCGTAGAGGGCGGCCGAGCTCAGCCTCCACTCGCCCGATCCGACGACCTGAGCCAGGGCGGGGAGGTACGCGGCCGCGATGGAGTCGCCCACCAGCACCGCCGTGTGCGGCGCGTTCGGGTCGCCCCAGGTGCACTCCGCCTGGCTGTAGCCGCCGGAGGAGCACTTGTCGAAGTCGCGGTCGACCTCGACGCCGACGGGGTCTCCCGGGTCCTGCTGGAGCTGCGGCCAGGCGGTCGCGGAGAGCGCGGCCGTCAGCTGCTCCTGGAGGTCGGCGGTCGCGGCGCCCTGGCCGGCTTCACCTGCCGTCGGCGGGGTGGAAGGGGTGGAGGGCGCGGAGGGCGAGACCGGGCCGGCTGCAGCGCCTCCCGCCGTCGCAGCAGGGCCACGGTCGAGCAGGAGCGCGAACACCACGCTCGCGCACGCCAGCGCCGCCAGCGCGGAGATGCCGACGGTCGTGGAGCGGCGGACGCTCGTCTCCGACCGCTCGCGCCGCGGCTCCAGCCACTGGGAGCGGCGCACCGGCTCCTCGACGTAGCGGTACGACAGCGCGGCGAGGCCGCCGCTGACGACGACGGCGACCACGGCGGGGAGGGGTGTGCCGTCGCCGTCCGCGATCAGCACGATCGCGGGGAAGTGCCACAGGTACAGCGAGTACGAGATGTCGCCGAGGTAGCCGGAGATGCGGTTGGTCAGCGGGTGCAGCCTCCCGTACCGCTCCGGCTCCCACGGGAAGGCGAGCACGAGCGACGTCGAGACGACCGCGAGCGCGGCCCAGGGGGCGGGGAACCCGGCGCCGCTCGGGGTGACGAGCGCGGCGGCGACGATCCCGGCGAGCCCGGTCGTGGCGAGCGCCGCGCGCAGCCACGGAGCCGCCCGCTGCGTCAGTGGGAGGGCCAGAGCGACGGCGCCGCCGAGCGAGAGCTCCCACAGGCGGGCGGGCGTGACGAAGTATGCCGAGCCGGGGTCGGCGTCGGTCAGCGTGAGCGCGAGGACGAACAGCAGGAGGGTCGCCCCGAGCGTGAGCAGCGCGACCGCCGGGCGGCGCAGGGCGCTGGAGGCGGCGAGTACGCACAGCATCAGCAGGCCGAGCGGCCACACCAGGTAGTACTGCTCCTCCACCGAAAGCGACCAGAAGTGCTGCAGCGGCGACGTGGCCGACCCCTGCTGGAAGTAGTCGGTCTGGAGGCTCGCGAAGCGCCAGTTGGAGACGAAGCCGAGCGCGCTCGCCGCATCCAACAGCGTCGCCTGGAAGCGCCCCGACGGGAACAGCAGCCACGCACCGCCCACAGTGACCGCGACGGTCGCCGCGGCGGCGGGGAGCAGCCTCCTGGCGCGTCGACGGTAGAACGCGAGGAAGCGGATGCGGCCGGTGCGGTCGAACTCCCGGTACAGCACCGAGGTCATCAGGAAGCCGGACAGCACGAAGAAGACATCCACCCCGACGAAGCCGCCCGCTGGCACCCCGAATGCGTGATCGGCGACGACGAGCAGGACGGCGACGGCGCGCAGGCCCTGGATGTCGCGGCGGTGACCGGGGGCAGGACGGGACGGCAAGACGGACTCCTCGGGTGAAAGGAGTCAGTACAGCAGGTGCGCCGTGTGCCCTGTTCGGGGGTGGGCGCCTAGCGCATGTTCACGAACTGCAGGGCGACGTCGAGGTCGGCGCCCTTCAGGAGGGCGATCGTCGACTGGAGGTCGTCGCGGCTCTTGGAGGAGACGCGCAGCTCGTCGCCCTGGATCTGCGACTTGACGCTCTTGGGGGCCTGGTCGCGGATCAGCTTGTTGATCTTCTTCGCCGCCTCCTGGTCGATGCCGTTCTTGAGGCCGATCTCGATGCGGAACTCCTTGCCGGAGGCGTAGGGCTCGCCCGCGTCGAGCGACTTGAGGGTGATGCCGCGCTTGATCATCTTGGACTCGAGCACCTCGAGGACCGCCTTCACGCGCTCCTCGGTGCTGGCCTTGAGCAGGATCTTCTCGCCGCTCCACTCGACCGAGGCGCCGACGCCCTTGAAGTCGTAGCGCTGGTCGACCTCCTTGCGGGCCTGGTTGACGGCGTTGTCGGCCTCCATCTTGTCGACCTTGCTGACGACGTCGAACGAGGAGTCTGCCATGAGTGTGTTCCCATCTAGTCGAAGACGCGATCCAGTCTACGGACTGCGGCGGTGGTGGGTCAGAGGGTCGCGCTCTCGCCCGTCGCCAGCGTCAAGGTGACCCGGTCTTCGCCGACGCGGACCGTCACCGGACCGTCGCCTGCGACGCGCGTGACCGTCGCGTGCGAGAGTCTGCCCGCCTCCCACGTCAGGTCGACCGAGACGCCGCCGCGGGCGCGGAGGCCGGTGACCGACCCGGAGGGCCAGCCAGGGGGGAGGGCCGGGAGCAGGTGCAGCTCGCCCGCGTGGCTCTGCAGCAGCAGCTCGGCGATGGCCGCGGGGAGGCCC
The sequence above is a segment of the Leifsonia williamsii genome. Coding sequences within it:
- a CDS encoding acyltransferase family protein yields the protein MPSRPAPGHRRDIQGLRAVAVLLVVADHAFGVPAGGFVGVDVFFVLSGFLMTSVLYREFDRTGRIRFLAFYRRRARRLLPAAAATVAVTVGGAWLLFPSGRFQATLLDAASALGFVSNWRFASLQTDYFQQGSATSPLQHFWSLSVEEQYYLVWPLGLLMLCVLAASSALRRPAVALLTLGATLLLFVLALTLTDADPGSAYFVTPARLWELSLGGAVALALPLTQRAAPWLRAALATTGLAGIVAAALVTPSGAGFPAPWAALAVVSTSLVLAFPWEPERYGRLHPLTNRISGYLGDISYSLYLWHFPAIVLIADGDGTPLPAVVAVVVSGGLAALSYRYVEEPVRRSQWLEPRRERSETSVRRSTTVGISALAALACASVVFALLLDRGPAATAGGAAAGPVSPSAPSTPSTPPTAGEAGQGAATADLQEQLTAALSATAWPQLQQDPGDPVGVEVDRDFDKCSSGGYSQAECTWGDPNAPHTAVLVGDSIAAAYLPALAQVVGSGEWRLSSAALYACPFVDVRIGASARAAETCAARRQSEVDLVRSIHPDLVIVSNTYLRGNDVDTGKKATLPAWRAGFDRQLSALDGSYGNLVVLPPPPYGANLADCYSPRTAPSACLTKVSQSDYRTSMAMLGEVAAAHSGSVVDNLAWFCVEGRCPAFAGDTLVKRDTWHPISTYVLRLVPAMREAFAGVLAG
- a CDS encoding YajQ family cyclic di-GMP-binding protein, which codes for MADSSFDVVSKVDKMEADNAVNQARKEVDQRYDFKGVGASVEWSGEKILLKASTEERVKAVLEVLESKMIKRGITLKSLDAGEPYASGKEFRIEIGLKNGIDQEAAKKINKLIRDQAPKSVKSQIQGDELRVSSKSRDDLQSTIALLKGADLDVALQFVNMR